A stretch of Ranitomeya variabilis isolate aRanVar5 chromosome 3, aRanVar5.hap1, whole genome shotgun sequence DNA encodes these proteins:
- the LOC143816993 gene encoding keratin, type II cytoskeletal cochleal-like: protein MAHPSSHCNSAYRNFSSSSMPRNGNRNHMSSPRSNSGSRMQSQYSRSAYNAGGTRKISVASCNAGMGGYGGAGMGSGYGSSGAGFGRPGGAGYGGSGFGGSGFGNGGYANITNVTVNESLLTPLNLEIDPNIQKVRKEEKEQIKTLNNKFASFIDKVRFLEQQNKMLETKWAFLQDQKTAKSNVEPLFESYISNLRRQLDSFESEKSRLEGEKRNMEDLLEDFKKKYEDELNKRTAAENQFVVLKKDVDAAFMTKTDLQSRVDSLTDEINFSRAIYEMEITELENQISDTSVIVSMDNSRNLDMDGIIAEVKGQYEEIARNSRAEAESWYQSKYEELQNTAGKHGDDLRNTKNEIADLNRIVNKLKAEIENAKAQRAKLESAIAEAEDRGEMAIKDAKDKLSDLEEALQKAKQDMARQLKEYQELMNVKLALDLEIATYRKLLEGEECRISGECAGPVKISVITSTMGGSNCNGGGFYHDGGMSSGGTSGGVSGGASGGVSGGASGSAGVSSNRFSGGNNFNSSSGNVNRSYSTGSGYTSGSSTTVTTTRSTSSSSRKM, encoded by the exons ATGGCTCACCCATCCAGTCACTGTAACTCTGCATACAGAAATTTCAGCTCTTCTTCTATGCCAAGGAATGGGAACAGGAACCATATGAGCTCTCCAAGAAGCAATAGTGGCTCAAGGATGCAGTCCCAGTACAGCAGAAGTGCCTATAACGCTGGAGGAACAAGAAAAATCTCTGTTGCAAGCTGTAATGCTGGAAtgggtggctatgggggtgctgGTATGGGTTCTGGATATGGCTCATCTGGAGCTGGCTTTGGCAGGCCTGGAGGTGCAGGATATGGAGGCTCAGGCTTTGGTGGATCTGGCTTCGGGAATGGTGGATATGCAAACATTACAAATGTTACTGTAAATGAAAGTCTTCTCACCCCCTTGAATTTGGAGATTGATCCAAATATCCAGAAAGTAAGAAAAGAGGAAAAGGAACAGATCAAGACACTGAACAACAAATTTGCTTCCTTTATTGACAAG GTGCGGTTTTTAGAACAACAAAATAAAATGCTGGAAACCAAATGGGCTTTCCTGCAAGATCAAAAAACAGCAAAAAGCAACGTAGAACCTCTTTTCGAGTCCTACATATCTAACCTCAGAAGGCAGTTGGATTCCTTTGAAAGTGAAAAGTCGCGTCTAGAAGGAGAGAAGAGGAACATGGAAGATTTGTTGGAAGACTTCAAGAAAAA GTATGAAGATGAACTGAACAAGCGCACAGCAGCAGAAAATCAGTTTGTAGTATTGAAAAAG GATGTAGACGCAGCATTTATGACCAAAACTGACCTACAGTCAAGGGTTGATTCTTTGACCGATGAGATCAACTTCTCTAGAGCTATTTATGAAATG GAAATAACTGAACTTGAAAATCAGATCTCTGACACTTCAGTTATTGTGTCAATGGACAACAGCCGAAATCTAGATATGGATGGCATCATCGCTGAGGTCAAAGGTCAATATGAAGAGATTGccaggaacagcagagctgaggcTGAATCCTGGTATCAATCAAAA TATGAAGAACTACAGAATACAGCAGGAAAGCACGGAGATGACCTGAGAAACACCAAGAATGAAATTGCAGATCTCAACAGAATAGTGAACAAGCTCAAAGCCGAGATTGAAAATGCAAAGGCTCAG AGAGCCAAACTAGAGTCTGCCATAGCAGAAGCTGAGGATCGTGGAGAGATGGCTATCAAAGATGCTAAGGATAAACTGAGTGATCTGGAGGAAGCTCTCCAGAAGGCCAAGCAGGACATGGCTCGCCAACTGAAAGAATACCAGGAGCTGATGAACGTTAAACTGGCCCTGGATCTTGAGATTGCCACCTACAGGAAACTGCTGGAAGGCGAAGAGTGCAG GATTTCTGGAGAATGTGCTGGACCCGTTAAGATAT CTGTTATTACATCTACCATGGGAGGTTCCAACTGTAATGGAGGTGGCTTTTACCATGATGGAGGAATGAGCTCTGGTGGTACCAGTGGTGGTGTCAGTGGTGGAGCCAGTGGCGGAGTAAGTGGTGGAGCCAGTGGCAGTGCAGGAGTGAGCAGCAACCGCTTCAGTGGTGGAAACAATTTTAACTCTAGCAGTGGAAATGTCAACAGAAGTTACAGTACCGGATCCGGATATACCTCTGGAAGCAGCACAACTGTGACCACAACTAGATCTACCTCATCAAGTTCTAGAAAAATGTAA
- the LOC143816994 gene encoding keratin, type II cytoskeletal cochleal-like, which translates to MSVKSGHSHHGIKSFSSSSACLPSVHKHGSIGSFTSKKISIGHKMHPSFSSKSVYSVGSGGHKISSGLKSGHAYGFSGFGIGHGFSAGGHGFGGSFCSPGITAVTVNQSLLAPLNLEIDPNIQKVRIDEKDQIKGLNNKFASFIDKVRFLEQQNKMLETKWSLLQDKKPAKSHIEPLFEAYISNLRKQLDSLGGERARLESERRAMEDAVEEFKKKYEEEINRRTAAENEFVGLKRDVDAAFINKSELQAKVDSLTDEINFLRALFDAEIAQLQAQISDVSVIVSMDNSRDLDMDSIIAEVKAQYEEIANKSRAEAEAMYQTRYEELRMTAGRHCDDLRNTKHEITELTRLIQRLKGEIESVKAQRAKLEAAIAEAEERGEAAVKDAKHKLAELEAALQKAKQDMARQLREYQELMNVKLALDIEIATYRKLLEGEECRLVSEGHGSVSISVVSNSSGHSGHSGHSAHSGHSGHSGSGHHHHVGSFSSSSLSKGKHGHHC; encoded by the exons ATGTCTGTTAAATCTGGACATAGCCATCATGGAATCAAGAGCTTCAGCTCATCCTCAGCTTGCTTACCATCTGTGCACAAACATGGCTCCATTGGTTCCTTCACTAGTAAGAAAATATCAATTGGCCACAAAATGCACCCATCATTCAGCAGCAAAAGTGTTTACAGTGTTGGGTCTGGAGGACACAAGATTTCAAGCGGATTGAAGAGTGGACATGCCTATGGTTTCTCTGGATTCGGAATAGGACATGGATTTAGTGCTGGAGGCCATGGATTTGGTGGATCATTTTGTTCTCCCGGTATCACTGCTGTTACAGTTAATCAAAGTCTCCTGGCCCCTCTCAATTTGGAGATTGATCCAAATATCCAGAAAGTCAGAATTGACGAAAAAGATCAGATTAAAGGCCTGAACAACAAGTTTGCTTCCTTCATAGACAAG GTGAGATTTCTAGAACAGCAGAATAAGATGCTAGAGACAAAATGGTCTCTTCTACAAGACAAGAAACCCGCAAAAAGCCACATTGAACCTCTCTTTGAGGCATACATCAGCAACCTCCGAAAACAATTAGATAGTCTTGGAGGTGAAAGAGCTCGTCTAGAGTCAGAACGAAGGGCCATGGAAGATGCAGTAGAGGAATTCAAGAAAAA GTATGAAGAAGAAATCAACAGACGCACTGCGGCCGAGAATGAATTTGTTGGACTTAAGAGA GACGTTGATGCTGCTTTCATCAACAAATCTGAGCTACAAGCTAAAGTGGACTCACTAACGGATGAGATTAACTTCCTGCGCGCCCTATTTGATGCA GAGATTGCTCAGCTCCAAGCTCAGATCTCAGACGTCTCCGTCATTGTGTCCATGGACAACAGCAGAGATTTAGACATGGACAGTATCATTGCTGAGGTTAAAGCTCAATATGAAGAGATTGCTAACAAGAGTAGAGCTGAGGCTGAAGCCATGTACCAGACCAGG TATGAAGAGTTGCGTATGACAGCAGGAAGACATTGTGATGACCTGAGAAATACTAAACATGAAATTACTGAACTGACTCGTCTGATCCAGAGACTGAAGGGTGAAATAGAGAGTGTGAAAGCACAG CGTGCTAAGTTGGAAGCTGCCATCGCTGAAGCTGAAGAACGAGGAGAAGCAGCTGTCAAGGATGCCAAGCATAAACTGGCAGAGCTGGAGGCTGCCCTACAGAAGGCCAAGCAGGACATGGCTCGCCAACTGCGGGAATACCAGGAGCTGATGAACGTCAAACTGGCTCTGGATATTGAGATCGCCACCTACAGGAAACTGCTGGAAGGGGAGGAGTGCAG aCTTGTTAGTGAAGGACATGGATCTGTTAGCATCT CCGTGGTCAGCAACTCAAGTGGACATAGTGGACATAGTGGACATAGTGCACATAGTGGACATAGTGGACATAGTGGAAGTGGCCATCATCACCATGTGGGAAGCTTCAGCTCTAGCAGTTTATCCAAGGGGAAGCATGGACACCACTGTTAA